One window of Oncorhynchus masou masou isolate Uvic2021 chromosome 28, UVic_Omas_1.1, whole genome shotgun sequence genomic DNA carries:
- the LOC135518323 gene encoding F-box/WD repeat-containing protein 2-like isoform X2, whose amino-acid sequence MMQLKNQEAFETSSLIGHSARVYALYYKDGLLCTGSDDLSAKLWDVRTGQCIYGIQTHTCATVKFDEQKLVTGSFDNTIACWEWSTGAKIQQFRGHTGAVFSVDYNDDLDTLVSGSADFSVKVWALSAGACLNTLTGHTEWVTKVILQKSEVESMVHCPGDYILLSADKFEIKVWPIGREINCKCLKTLSVSEDRSVCLQPRLQFDGRYIVCSSDLGVYQWDFASFDILRVIKTQDPANLSLLSFGEVFSLLFDTDFLYVMDLRTEKITGRWPLPAYRKSKRGSSFLPGVTSWLNGLDGRNDSGLVFATSMPDHSIHLVLWKENTTRGETYDG is encoded by the exons ATGATGCAGCTGAAGAACCAGGAGGCATTTGAGACGTCGTCGCTCATCGGGCACAGTGCCCGTGTCTACGCCCTCTACTACAAGGACGGCCTTCTTTGCACAG GCTCTGATGACCTTTCTGCCAAACTGTGGGACGTACGCACCGGGCAATGCATCTACGGCATTCAGACGCACACCTGCGCCACGGTGAAGTTTGATGAGCAGAAGCTGGTGACTGGTTCCTTTGACAACACCATTGCCTGTTGGGAGTGGAGCACGGGGGCCAAGATCCAGCAGTTCCGTGGGCACACGGGTGCAG TGTTTAGCGTGGACTACAATGATGATCTGGACACACTGGTGAGTGGCTCGGCCGACTTCTCTGTGAAGGTGTGGGCGCTGTCGGCAGGCGCCTGCCTCAACACCCTGACGGGACACACCGAATGGGTCACCAAG GTGATTCTCCAGAAGAGTGAAGTAGAGTCCATGGTCCACTGTCCTGGCGACTACATCCTGTTGAGTGCTGATAAATTTGAAATAAAG GTTTGGCCTATAGGCAGGGAAATTAACTGCAAGTGTTTGAAGACTCTGTCGGTGTCAGAGGACCGCAGTGTGTGTCTGCAGCCTCGCCTGCAGTTTGATGGCCGCTACATTGTCTGTAGCTCGGATCTGGGGGTCTACCAGTGGGACTTTGCCAGCTTCGATATCCTCAG GGTCATTAAAACACAGGACCCTGCCAACCTCTCCCTGCTCAGCTTTGGTGAGGTGTTCTCGCTCCTCTTTGACACAGACTTCCTGTATGTCATGGATCTGAGGACAGAAAAAATAACTGGCCGCTGGCCCCTGCCCGCCTACAGAAAGTCCAAACGAGGCTCCAGCTTCCTGCCGGGAGTCACCTCCTGGCTCAATGGGCTGGATGGGAGAAATGACTCTGGCCTCGTGTTCGCCACCAGCATGCCCGATCATAGCATTCACTTGGTTCTGTGGAAGGAAAACACCACTAGAGGTGAAACCTACGATGGCTAG